The proteins below come from a single Candidatus Methylomirabilota bacterium genomic window:
- a CDS encoding ATP-binding cassette domain-containing protein, translated as TFQNIALFNGMSVVDNLMLGRHIHMKSGIFRSVLYWGPARREEVEHRRAVEDIIDFLEIQAIRKQPVASLPYGLRKRVELGRALALRPKVLLLDEPMGGTNHEEKEDMARFILDVNDEWGTTIMLIEHDMGVVMDLSQRVVVLDLGQKIAEGTPAEVKAHPAVIKAYLGSKSVA; from the coding sequence CACGTTTCAGAACATCGCCCTGTTCAACGGGATGAGCGTGGTGGACAACCTCATGCTCGGCCGGCACATCCACATGAAGAGCGGGATTTTCCGGTCCGTGCTCTACTGGGGCCCGGCCCGGCGCGAGGAGGTCGAGCACCGCCGGGCGGTGGAGGACATCATCGACTTCCTGGAAATCCAGGCCATTCGCAAGCAGCCCGTGGCTTCGCTCCCCTACGGGCTCCGGAAGCGGGTGGAGCTGGGGCGCGCGCTCGCCCTGCGCCCGAAGGTGCTGCTGCTCGACGAGCCGATGGGGGGAACGAACCACGAAGAGAAGGAAGACATGGCGCGGTTCATCCTCGACGTCAACGACGAGTGGGGCACCACTATCATGCTGATCGAGCACGACATGGGTGTGGTGATGGATCTCTCCCAGCGCGTGGTGGTGCTCGACCTGGGCCAGAAGATCGCCGAGGGCACGCCCGCCGAGGTCAAGGCGCACCCGGCGGTGATCAAAGCCTATCTCGGCAGCAAGTCCGTGGCCTGA
- a CDS encoding AMP-binding protein, translating into MVEQTLPQFLARNAREFPQDPALREKDRGIWQQWTWAEYLVHVRSIALGLVSLGFERGDKLALLSDNRPQLYAAMLAAQAAGGVPVPLYQDSIARELEFVIDHADATIVYAEDQEQVDKLLALRDRLPKVRKVIYDDPKGMRHYSDPLLVSLVELEAAGAKLAAERPGLFDELVAKGKGADVALFCYTSGTTGLPKGAMVSHDNLVHSIRGILDLERYKRGDEVLAYLPAAWIGDTFWSLAGALMVGFTVNCPERPETVLDNLKEIGPQVLVAPPRIWENLVSLVQVKMGDATWLKRMVYRWLMPAGEEAARLEMDKQPLGLRLRVLRALGEFFVFAPLRDHLGFRRTRYAYTGGAPLGPEIFLFFRTIGINLKQVYGQTEITGVSCVQRDGDIKLGTVGKPFPNTEVKLTEAGEVISRSAGVFLGYYKNPEATAATIRDGWLYSGDAAIFDQDGHLIVIDRAKDVTALADGTKFAPQYLENKLKFSPYIKEAVAVGQDRPYVAAMVNIDMENVGKWAERRQIAYTTYTDLAQKAEVYDLIAQEVERVNRDLPETTRIRKYVLLHKELDADDEEITRTRKVRRGFVAKKYADIIEALFSERSSVAISTVITYQDGRQAQLQTDLAIRTVGTTARELAAV; encoded by the coding sequence ATGGTCGAGCAGACGCTGCCGCAGTTCCTGGCGCGCAATGCCCGAGAGTTTCCGCAGGACCCCGCCCTGCGGGAGAAGGACCGCGGCATCTGGCAGCAGTGGACCTGGGCCGAGTACCTGGTCCACGTGCGGTCGATCGCCCTCGGCCTCGTGAGCCTCGGCTTCGAGCGCGGCGACAAGCTCGCGCTCCTGTCCGACAACCGCCCTCAGCTCTATGCCGCCATGCTGGCCGCGCAGGCAGCGGGGGGAGTGCCAGTGCCCCTCTATCAGGACTCCATCGCACGGGAGCTGGAGTTCGTCATCGACCACGCGGATGCGACCATCGTGTATGCCGAAGACCAGGAGCAAGTGGACAAGCTCCTCGCTCTCCGGGACAGGCTGCCGAAGGTCAGGAAGGTGATCTACGACGACCCCAAGGGGATGCGCCACTATAGTGATCCCCTCCTCGTGAGCCTCGTCGAGCTGGAGGCGGCCGGGGCCAAGCTCGCGGCGGAGCGGCCCGGCCTCTTCGACGAGCTGGTGGCAAAGGGCAAGGGCGCGGACGTGGCGCTCTTCTGCTACACCTCCGGGACCACGGGGCTGCCCAAGGGCGCCATGGTGTCCCACGACAATCTCGTCCACTCCATCCGGGGCATCCTCGATCTGGAGCGCTACAAGCGCGGGGACGAGGTGCTCGCCTACCTTCCGGCCGCCTGGATCGGCGACACATTCTGGTCGCTGGCGGGAGCGCTGATGGTGGGCTTCACGGTGAATTGCCCGGAGCGCCCGGAAACTGTCCTCGACAACCTCAAGGAGATAGGCCCCCAGGTCCTGGTGGCGCCTCCGCGCATCTGGGAAAACCTGGTCTCGCTCGTCCAGGTCAAGATGGGGGACGCCACGTGGTTGAAGCGCATGGTCTACCGGTGGCTCATGCCCGCCGGCGAGGAGGCCGCCCGCCTGGAAATGGACAAGCAGCCGCTAGGGCTGCGCCTCCGGGTGCTCCGCGCCCTCGGCGAATTTTTCGTCTTTGCGCCGCTGCGCGACCATCTGGGCTTCCGGCGTACCCGCTATGCCTACACGGGGGGCGCTCCCCTCGGCCCGGAGATCTTCCTCTTCTTCCGGACCATCGGCATCAACCTCAAGCAGGTCTACGGCCAGACCGAGATCACGGGGGTCTCGTGCGTCCAGCGCGACGGCGACATCAAGCTCGGCACGGTGGGCAAGCCGTTCCCCAACACCGAGGTGAAGCTTACCGAGGCGGGCGAGGTGATCAGCCGGAGCGCGGGCGTCTTCCTCGGCTACTACAAGAACCCGGAGGCGACGGCAGCCACCATCAGAGATGGCTGGCTGTACTCCGGCGACGCCGCCATCTTCGACCAGGACGGCCACCTCATCGTCATCGACCGGGCCAAGGACGTGACGGCCCTCGCCGACGGGACCAAGTTCGCTCCCCAGTACCTCGAGAACAAGCTCAAGTTCAGCCCGTACATCAAGGAGGCGGTCGCGGTGGGCCAGGACCGGCCCTACGTGGCCGCCATGGTCAATATCGACATGGAGAACGTGGGGAAGTGGGCGGAGCGGCGTCAGATCGCCTACACGACCTATACCGACCTTGCCCAGAAGGCGGAGGTCTACGACCTGATCGCGCAGGAGGTGGAGCGCGTCAACCGCGACCTCCCGGAGACGACCCGCATCCGCAAGTACGTGCTGCTCCACAAGGAGCTGGACGCGGACGACGAAGAGATCACGCGGACGCGCAAGGTGCGCCGGGGCTTCGTGGCCAAGAAGTACGCGGACATCATCGAGGCGCTGTTCTCCGAGCGGTCGTCGGTGGCCATCAGCACGGTCATCACCTATCAGGACGGGCGGCAGGCGCAGCTCCAGACCGACCTCGCCATCCGCACGGTCGGAACCACTGCCCGCGAGCTGGCCGCGGTCTAG